A portion of the Salmo trutta chromosome 1, fSalTru1.1, whole genome shotgun sequence genome contains these proteins:
- the LOC115194605 gene encoding filamin-A-interacting protein 1 isoform X4, which translates to MLKSERPRPQALEAHYGSAAPIKPLQALQRDSLLTNTTMLGDNVYEMPMQELDRLEDKHRETYRRMLEQLLLAEKCHRRTVNELDSEKRKHTDFMNKSDDFTNLLEQERERLKRLLEQEKAYQARKDKDHSRRLEKVREELVKLKSFALMLVDERQLHIEQIDQQSQKVQDLSSKLQEREQRLAAVHGTAKEDGQKVLRLEAELECKAAKFTQEHEEMTDKLANQESQSRQLRLKLAGLAHRIEELEENNKVLQKSEEDLLELRDKISKGECGNSSLMAELETLRKRVLEMEGKDEEITKTESQARELRKRLQDEETTGRELKLEVEKLQKRMVDLEKLERAFNTSKSECATLHINLEREKGLAKDLAGELDTVKNRVKELENSESRLEKAEMGLKDDLMKLKSFTVILVDERRNMTERIKQEEQKSDDLNKMFKTEQSKVMEVTEKLIEESKKLLRLKSEMEVKVTSLTKEKDELKSKLASEEEKCRDLSSKVGVIKKRMDGLEEAEKVLIKIRANKDSKRPTDEENKFKELTQEIERLKNRLKQLEVVEGDLMKTEDEYDLLEKKFRMEQDKANALSQLLEEMKSQTARNKAIEKGEAVSQEAELRMRCKMEEARTRDLQADVQALKEKIHELMNKEDQLSQLQVDYSLLQQRFLEEEDKKKSLSQEVINLTKELEATKRYSRALRPSMNGRRIVDVPVTSTAVQTDVVVSEPAEEDTPAVFIRKSVLEENHIMSNLRQRGLKKPVTVLERYPPATTELGMRKSWIPWMKKKDAVTITQTTPEKTPTPQDNGDAFPRPLELSMSQKPGQPLHIRVTPDHENSTATLEITGPRAEDFFSSATIIPTLGLQRPRITIVPKPTTVSSKSKPGEGVMGGPERCKSPVTITTISRAKSPDRSKSSSYSDSNRPLSPVSIITVSTTPVTEAFASASPEPHDMSTMGRAVFKVTPEKQTLPIPVRKYNSNASIITTTEDNKIHIHLGPQFKRPSDVSSSSPTVTVRPLSVSTESKETHPGTVLRSPRHPNNITTAPGKTTPNKLTSSITITPITLAPSRPTQSVPGADVQSTRAAATRIPMSKGMKTGKAVVTGVSTVTRLESRAECQSMKIELRRSTVCSSTSTGGGKC; encoded by the exons aTTAAAGAGGCTGCTGGAGCAGGAGAAGGCGTACCAGGCTCGTAAAGACAAGGATCACAGCAGGAGGCTAGAGAAGGTCCGTGAGGAGCTGGTCAAACTCAAGTCCTTTGCCCTGATGCTGGTAGATGAGCGGCAGCTCCACATTGAGCAGATCGACCAGCAGAGCCAGAAGGTCCAGGACCTCAGCAGCAAGCTCCAGGAGAGAGAACAGCGTCTGGCCGCTGTACACGGCACCGCCAAGGAGGACGGCCAGAAGGTCCTCAGACTAGAGGCGGAGCTGGAGTGCAAAGCTGCCAAATTCACCCAGGAGCATGAGGAGATGACTGACAAGTTGGCCAACCAGGAGTCCCAGAGCCGTCAGCTCCGCCTGAAGCTGGCAGGCCTGGCCCACAGGAtcgaggagctggaggagaacaACAAGGTACTGCAGAAGTCAGAGGAGGACCTCCTGGAGCTAAGGGACAAGATCAGCAAGGGGGAGTGTGGGAACTCCAGCCTCATGGCGGAGCTGGAGACCCTGCGCAAGAGAGTCCTGGAGATGGAGGGCAAGGATGAGGAGATCACCAAGACGGAGAGCCAGGCCAGAGAGTTGAGGAAAAGGCTGCAGGATGAGGAGACCACCGGCCGGGAGCTGAAGCTGGAGGTGGAGAAACTGCAGAAGAGAATGGTGGATCTGGAGAAACTGGAGAGGGCTTTCAACACGAGCAAATCGGAGTGTGCAACACTTCATATTAAcctagaaagagagaaaggactgGCAAAGGACTTGGCTggtgagctggacacagtcaaaaACCGTGTGAAAGAACTGGAGAACTCTGAGTCGAGACTTGAGAAGGCAGAGATGGGCCTAAAGGATGACCTGATGAAGCTGAAGTCATTTACAGTGATACTAGTGGATGAGAGAAGGAACATGACTGAGAGAATAAAACAGGAGGAGCAAAAGAGCGACGATTTAAATAAAATGTTCAAAACTGAGCAGAGTAAAGTTATGGAGGTCACAGAAAAGTTGATTGAGGAGAGCAAAAAGCTCCTCAGACTGAAATCAGAAATGGAGGTAAAAGTGACATCTCTTACTAAAGAGAAAGATGAACTGAAAAGTAAACTAGCAAGTGAAGAGGAAAAGTGCAGGGATCTTAGCTCCAAGGTCGGCGTAATAAAAAAACGAATGGACGGGCTAGAGGAGGCAGAAAAGGTATTGATAAAAATCAGAGCCAATAAGGACAGCAAGAGACCCACAGACGAGGAAAACAAATTCAAGGAGCTAACGCAGGAAATTGAAAGGCTAAAAAACCGCCTCAAACAGCTAGAGGTGGTTGAAGGTGACCTGATGAAGACAGAGGATGAGTACGACTTACTGGAGAAGAAGTTTCGAATGGAGCAGGACAAGGCCAATGCCCTCTCTCAGCTGCTGGAGGAAATGAAGAGTCAGACCGCCAGGAACAAAGCCATAGAGAAGGGAGAGGCGGTGAGCCAGGAGGCTGAGCTGAGGATGCGCTGCAAGATGGAGGAGGCAAGGACCAGAGACCTGCAGGCAGACGTCCAGGCCCTCAAAGAGAAGATCCACGAGCTGATGAACAAGGAGGACCAGCTCTCCCAGCTGCAAGTAGACTACTCCCTCCTCCAgcagagattcctggaggaggaggacaagaagAAGAGCTTGAGCCAGGAAGTGATCAACCTCACCAAAGAGCTGGAGGCCACCAAGCGCTACAGCCGCGCCTTGCGTCCCAGTATGAATGGAAGAAGGATAGTAGACGTCCCTGTCACCTCCACTGCAGTCCAGACAGACGTGGTGGTCAGTGAACCTGCCGAGGAGGACACACCTGCAGTGTTCATCAGGAAATCTGTCCTGGAAGAGAACCATATCATGAGCAACCTGAGGCAGAGGGGTCTGAAGAAGCCTGTAACTGTGCTGGAGCGCTACCCCCCAGCAACCACCGAGCTGGGCATGAGAAAATCATGGATCCCCTGGATGAAGAAGAAGGATGCAGTGACGATCACTCAGACCACCCCAGAGAAGACCCCAACCCCTCAGGACAACGGGGACGCCTTCCCTCGTCCACTAGAGCTGTCCATGTCCCAAAAGCCAGGCCAGCCGTTGCACATTCGAGTAACCCCCGATCACGAGAACAGCACTGCCACTTTGGAGATCACCGGCCCTCGTGCTGAGGACTTCTTCTCCAGTGCCACCATCATCCCCACATTGGGCCTACAGAGGCCTCGCATCACCATTGTTCCCAAGCCCACCACCGTGTCCTCAAAGAGCAAGCCGGGTGAGGGCGTGATGGGGGGGCCTGAGCGGTGCAAGTCTCCagtcaccatcaccaccatctccAGGGCCAAGTCCCCAGATAGGAGTAAGAGCTCCTCCTACTCAGACTCGAACAGACCCCTCTCCCCCGTCTCCATCATCACAGTGAGCACCACTCCTGTGACGGAGGCCTTTGCCTCCGCATCCCCAGAGCCCCATGACATGAGCACCATGGGCCGGGCTGTGTTCAAAGTGACCCCAGAGAAGCAGACATTGCCTATACCCGTCAGAAAATACAACTCCAACGCCAGCATAATCACCACCACGGAGGACAACAAGATCCACATCCACCTGGGACCTCAGTTCAAGAGGCCATCAGACGTCAGCAGTAGCAGCCCCACAGTGACGGTCAGGCCCCTTAGTGTGAGCACAGAGAGCAAGGAGACGCACCCAGGTACGGTGCTGCGCTCCCCGCGTCACCCCAACAACATCACCACCGCTCCTGGGAAGACCACCCCCAACAAATTGACCAGCAGCATCACCATCACACCCATCACCTTGGCACCGTCCAGGCCAACTCAGTCTGTG CCCGGGGCGGATGTGCAGTCAACTCGTGCCGCAGCCACACGAATCCCTATGTCAAAAGGTATGAAAACAGGCAAGGCAGTTGTGACAGGTGTCTCCACTGTGACACGGTTAGAGTCGCGGGCCGAGTGCCAGTCAATGAAAATTGAACTGAGGAGGTCGACAGTCTGCAGCTCTACTTCCACAGGGGGAGGGAAGTGCTGA
- the LOC115194649 gene encoding cytochrome c oxidase subunit 7A2, mitochondrial: protein MYRHIQALQQVSRRTLSTSGRRQVENKVPHKQKHFQEDNGIPVHLKGGVTDAILYRATMALTILGSAYVVYELVCAAFPKKKE from the exons ATGTACCGACACATTCAA gcgctccagcaggtgtCGCGGCGGACACTGAGCACCAGCGGGCGCAGGCAGGTCGAGAACAAGGTCCCACATAAACAGAAGCATTTCCAG GAGGACAATGGGATTCCAGTTCATTTGAAAGGGGGTGTCACCGACGCTATCCTGTACAGAGCAACAATGGCACTCACTATCCTAG GATCTGCATATGTCGTATATGAACTGGTTTGTGCCGCTTTCCCCAAGAAGAAGGAGTGA